One region of Oryza sativa Japonica Group chromosome 5, ASM3414082v1 genomic DNA includes:
- the LOC4337656 gene encoding endochitinase A isoform X3 produces the protein MAAEASRLDPAGDSPEMRRVVDPDGATEEAPEQSESPKRRKAKAGVNLRKSLAWDSAFFTSEGVLDTEELAVVNSTFRKAQGSRLPGIAEEMRRSGESTTSTLESESWVMENLETELFDNVRASIQRSHGNPGKAPGVTAVISKPPKSKANVPRVAARKGVDLMPQSKIRAPISTSQGAAGGKQRIQATLKEPTTARVPISGSTEVKPSLKPPRALPRVATMRAPTNTAVASGIPDKRSSTGGVVNRQTVGKSVNNSVSAHSRPGGVTKSTSTSKSGALPSSLSSSAAATAASIGNMLGQKPKSSTLSNKSRIAQRIPVRSTSRTDVNKANPARASRNNIPTGGKSNRVSPSISPSSSVDSLSSVVSGASTASTVGKMSHTSESFSTRSSSLSPSLRNSNDHAPTRADADTQGKGSKPSGLRMPTPKIGYFDAKSIDQQIGAHMQVQPMKIQCSPQLSSAQMGDPASSILSQPESRLAASPHEKKSSVQSKASPLLPLEVVQIELEPSQAMEHEVCTPQPCPVVAAAAAAAADTAKENIPALHQNIQPNDGAGSLAVDLICQRLSTISLGDATDLAS, from the exons ATGGCCGCCGAGGCTTCTCGCCTGGATCCCGCCGGCGATTCTCCGGAGATGAGGCGGGTTGTGGATCCGGATGGCGCTACGGAGGAGGCCCCTGAGCAGTCGGAGTCTCCGAAGCGGAGGAAAGCGAAGGCCGGCGTTAATCTCCGCAAGAGCTTGGCTTGGGACAGCGCCTTCTTCACCAGCGAAG GTGTTCTGGATACTGAGGAATTGGCTGTTGTAAACAGCACATTCCGCAAGGCACAGGGTTCCAGGTTGCCTGGAATCGCTGAGGAAATGAGGAGGTCAGGGGAGTCAACAACTTCGACTCTTGAAAGCGAAAGCTGGGTGATGGAAAATCTGGAGACTGAGCTGTTTGACAACGTCCGTGCTTCGATCCAGAGATCGCACGGCAATCCTGGAAAAGCCCCAGGTGTTACTGCTGTTATCTCAAAACCCCCGAAGTCCAAGGCAAATGTTCCTCGTGTTGCAG CAAGGAAGGGGGTTGATCTGATGCCTCAGAGTAAG ATAAGGGCCCCTATTTCCACAAGCCAGGGTGCTGCTGGAGGAAAACAAAGGATCCAAGCTACCTTGAAAGAGCCTACAACTGCAAGAGTG CCTATTTCAGGATCTACAGAAGTAAAACCATCTTTGAAACCTCCGAGGGCTCTACCAAGAGTTGCTACAATGAGAGCGCCAACTAATACAGCTGTGGCTTCTGGAATTCCAGACAAAAGGAGCAGCACTG GAGGTGTGGTCAACAGGCAGACAGTTGGTAAATCTGTCAACAATTCAGTTAGCGCACATTCTAGGCCTGGTGGAGTGACAAAATCTACTTCAACTTCAAAATCAGGTGCCTTACcatcatcattatcatcatcagcagcagcaacagcagcttCAATTGGTAATATGCTAGGTCAAAAACCTAAATCATCAACCCTAAGCAACAAGAGCAGAATTGCTCAAAGGATTCCTGTTCGTTCAACGTCAAGGACTGATGTCAACAAAGCTAACCCAGCAAGAGCATCGAGAAATAATATTCCAACTGGGGGCAAAAGTAATCGTGTATCTCCAAGCATTTCGCCTAGCAGTTCTGTGGACAGCTTGAGTTCTGTGGTTTCTGGGGCTTCAACAGCTTCCACTGTAGGGAAGATGAGCCATACATCTGAGAGCTTCAGTACACGGTCTTCTTCATTATCCCCTTCCCTCAGAAATAGCAATGACCACGCTCCAACAAGAGCAGATGCAGACACCCAGGGAAAAGGTTCCAAACCATCTGGTCTGCGTATGCCTACACCCAAAATTGGTTACTTTGATGCT AAGTCCATCGACCAACAGATTGGTGCACATATGCAAGTGCAGCCCATGAAGATCCAGTGTTCACCTCAGCTATCTTCTGCTCAAATGGGGGACCCAGCATCGTCTATCTTGAGTCAGCCGGAATCGAGACTCGCAGCCTCACCTCATGAGAAAAAAAGCAGTGTCCAGAGCAAGGCATCACCTTTACTCCCCCTTGAAGTTGTACAGATAGAACTTGAGCCTTCCCAGGCGATGGAACATGAAGTGTGCACACCCCAGCCCTGCCCagtggtagcagcagcagcagcagcagcagcagacacaGCAAAGGAGAACATTCCGGCTCTGCATCAGAACATCCAGCCAAATGATGGCGCTGGTTCGTTAGCAGTTGATCTGATTTGCCAGAGATTGTCCACCATTTCTCTTGGGGACGCCACCGACCTGGCCTCTTGA
- the LOC4337657 gene encoding probable sugar phosphate/phosphate translocator At3g11320: protein MGQQQQQENLTLLPMSSSSAAAAADAAAASSPAASAGRLFTAGLVASWYASNIGVLLLNKFLLSTYGFRYPVFLTACHMSACALLSYAAAAASAAAPRAARPRRSRGQLARVALLGAVFCASVVAGNVSLRYLPVSFNQAVGATTPFFTAVLAYAVAARREACATYAALIPVVAGVVIATGGEPSFHLFGFIMCIGATAARALKTVLQGILLSSEEEKLNPMELLGYMAPVAVVLLIPATFIMERNVLTMVTALAREDPSFIWILLCNSSLAYFVNLTNFLVTKHTSPLTLQVLGNAKGAVAVVVSILIFRNPVTFMGMLGYGITVAGVVLYGEAKKRSK, encoded by the exons atggggcagcagcagcagcaggagaacCTCACCCTCCTCCccatgtcctcctcctccgccgccgccgccgccgacgccgcggctgCGTCTTcaccggcggcgtcggctgggAGGCTGTTCACGGCGGGGCTGGTGGCGTCGTGGTACGCGTCCAACATCGGGGTGCTCCTCCTCAACAAGTTCCTCCTCTCCACCTACGGGTTCCGCTACCCGGTCTTCCTCACCGCCTGCCACATGTCCGCCTGCGCCCTCCTctcctacgccgccgccgccgcgtccgccgccgcgccgcgggctgCGCGGCCGCGCCGCTCCAGGGGGCAGCTCGCCAGGGTGGCGCTGCTCGGGGCGGTGTTCTGCGCCTCCGTGGTCGCCGGGAACGTCTCGCTCCGGTACCTCCCCGTGTCGTTCAACCAGGCCGTCGGCGCCACCACGCCCTTCttcaccgccgtcctcgcctaCGCCGTCGCGGCCCGCCGGGAGGCGTGCGCCACCTACGCCGCCCTcatccccgtcgtcgccggcgtcgtcatCGCCACCGGG GGTGAGCCAAGCTTCCATCTGTTTGGTTTCATCATGTGCATCGGCGCAACCGCCGCGAGGGCGCTCAAGACTGTCCTGCAGGGGATCTTGCTGTCATCGGAGGA GGAGAAGCTCAATCCCATGGAGCTTCTTGGTTACATGGCTCCGGTGGCCGTCGTTCTGCTGATTCCAGCAACGTTTATCATGGAGCGCAATGTGCTCACTATGGTGACTGCGCTTGCGCGGGAGGATCCGAGTTTTATCTGGATACTGCTTTGCAATTCCTCGTTAGCCTACTTTGTGAACCTCACAAACTTCCTAGTCACCAAGCACACTAGCCCACTCACTCTCCAA GTTCTTGGAAATGCGAAAGGGGCTGTTGCTGTTGTGGTTTCCATCCTGATATTCAGAAACCCGGTAACCTTCATGGGGATGCTAGGCTACGGGATAACAGTCGCAGGCGTTGTTCTTTACGGGGAGGCCAAGAAGAGGAGCAAGTGA
- the LOC4337656 gene encoding endochitinase A isoform X2 yields the protein MEALSLIDVAAEDDLLLDLTSPPPLHPDPPHAGCDEVMAAEASRLDPAGDSPEMRRVVDPDGATEEAPEQSESPKRRKAKAGVNLRKSLAWDSAFFTSEGVLDTEELAVVNSTFRKAQGSRLPGIAEEMRRSGESTTSTLESESWVMENLETELFDNVRASIQRSHGNPGKAPGVTAVISKPPKSKANVPRVAARKGVDLMPQSKIRAPISTSQGAAGGKQRIQATLKEPTTARVPISGSTEVKPSLKPPRALPRVATMRAPTNTAVASGIPDKRSSTGGVVNRQTVGKSVNNSVSAHSRPGGVTKSTSTSKSGALPSSLSSSAAATAASIGNMLGQKPKSSTLSNKSRIAQRIPVRSTSRTDVNKANPARASRNNIPTGGKSNRVSPSISPSSSVDSLSSVVSGASTASTVGKMSHTSESFSTRSSSLSPSLRNSNDHAPTRADADTQGKGSKPSGLRMPTPKIGYFDASIDQQIGAHMQVQPMKIQCSPQLSSAQMGDPASSILSQPESRLAASPHEKKSSVQSKASPLLPLEVVQIELEPSQAMEHEVCTPQPCPVVAAAAAAAADTAKENIPALHQNIQPNDGAGSLAVDLICQRLSTISLGDATDLAS from the exons atgGAGGCGCTCTCGCTCATCGACGTGGCCGCGGAGGACGACCTCCTGCTCGACCTCACCTCGCCCCCGCCGCTGCATCCCGATCCGCCCCACGCAG GGTGTGATGAGGTGATGGCCGCCGAGGCTTCTCGCCTGGATCCCGCCGGCGATTCTCCGGAGATGAGGCGGGTTGTGGATCCGGATGGCGCTACGGAGGAGGCCCCTGAGCAGTCGGAGTCTCCGAAGCGGAGGAAAGCGAAGGCCGGCGTTAATCTCCGCAAGAGCTTGGCTTGGGACAGCGCCTTCTTCACCAGCGAAG GTGTTCTGGATACTGAGGAATTGGCTGTTGTAAACAGCACATTCCGCAAGGCACAGGGTTCCAGGTTGCCTGGAATCGCTGAGGAAATGAGGAGGTCAGGGGAGTCAACAACTTCGACTCTTGAAAGCGAAAGCTGGGTGATGGAAAATCTGGAGACTGAGCTGTTTGACAACGTCCGTGCTTCGATCCAGAGATCGCACGGCAATCCTGGAAAAGCCCCAGGTGTTACTGCTGTTATCTCAAAACCCCCGAAGTCCAAGGCAAATGTTCCTCGTGTTGCAG CAAGGAAGGGGGTTGATCTGATGCCTCAGAGTAAG ATAAGGGCCCCTATTTCCACAAGCCAGGGTGCTGCTGGAGGAAAACAAAGGATCCAAGCTACCTTGAAAGAGCCTACAACTGCAAGAGTG CCTATTTCAGGATCTACAGAAGTAAAACCATCTTTGAAACCTCCGAGGGCTCTACCAAGAGTTGCTACAATGAGAGCGCCAACTAATACAGCTGTGGCTTCTGGAATTCCAGACAAAAGGAGCAGCACTG GAGGTGTGGTCAACAGGCAGACAGTTGGTAAATCTGTCAACAATTCAGTTAGCGCACATTCTAGGCCTGGTGGAGTGACAAAATCTACTTCAACTTCAAAATCAGGTGCCTTACcatcatcattatcatcatcagcagcagcaacagcagcttCAATTGGTAATATGCTAGGTCAAAAACCTAAATCATCAACCCTAAGCAACAAGAGCAGAATTGCTCAAAGGATTCCTGTTCGTTCAACGTCAAGGACTGATGTCAACAAAGCTAACCCAGCAAGAGCATCGAGAAATAATATTCCAACTGGGGGCAAAAGTAATCGTGTATCTCCAAGCATTTCGCCTAGCAGTTCTGTGGACAGCTTGAGTTCTGTGGTTTCTGGGGCTTCAACAGCTTCCACTGTAGGGAAGATGAGCCATACATCTGAGAGCTTCAGTACACGGTCTTCTTCATTATCCCCTTCCCTCAGAAATAGCAATGACCACGCTCCAACAAGAGCAGATGCAGACACCCAGGGAAAAGGTTCCAAACCATCTGGTCTGCGTATGCCTACACCCAAAATTGGTTACTTTGATGCT TCCATCGACCAACAGATTGGTGCACATATGCAAGTGCAGCCCATGAAGATCCAGTGTTCACCTCAGCTATCTTCTGCTCAAATGGGGGACCCAGCATCGTCTATCTTGAGTCAGCCGGAATCGAGACTCGCAGCCTCACCTCATGAGAAAAAAAGCAGTGTCCAGAGCAAGGCATCACCTTTACTCCCCCTTGAAGTTGTACAGATAGAACTTGAGCCTTCCCAGGCGATGGAACATGAAGTGTGCACACCCCAGCCCTGCCCagtggtagcagcagcagcagcagcagcagcagacacaGCAAAGGAGAACATTCCGGCTCTGCATCAGAACATCCAGCCAAATGATGGCGCTGGTTCGTTAGCAGTTGATCTGATTTGCCAGAGATTGTCCACCATTTCTCTTGGGGACGCCACCGACCTGGCCTCTTGA
- the LOC4337655 gene encoding DNA repair protein RAD51 homolog 2, which produces MANKLVSEMRLPPHLAHILAARRLTTAKDVLSLPEVELMGVLDAGIHTARAAVAHVSEIACPPYQTALALLEAFRARGDGRLATTLRGLDEALHGGIPAGKLTEVVGPSGIGKTQFCLKLALLATLPECYGGLNGRVLYIDTESKFSSRRMIEIGEKSFPQIFRQEGLAQKMAGRILVLRPTSLSEFTKSLEQMKVTLLQHDVKLLVVDSMAALMSSEIEKSATGLRQHPLRWALSFLKSIAEFSQIPVVVTNQVRSQSNDDGYRYSFEVEKKYDSNNAEGFESHLVAALGIQWAHAVTIRLVFEAHSGHRYIKVAKSPMTPAVAFPFTVESSGIILLSDEGIDVPSPEITSIRCQGENVLAQ; this is translated from the exons ATGGCGAACAAGCTGGTCTCGGAGATGCGGCTACCTCCCCACCTCGCCCAcatcctcgccgcgcgccgcctcaccACCGCCAAG GACGTGCTGTCGCTGCCGGAGGTGGAGCTCATGGGCGTCCTCGACGCCGGCATCCacaccgcccgcgccgccgtcgcccacgtCAGCGAGATCGCCTGCCCTCCGTACCAAACG GCGCTTGCGCTCCTCGAGGCCTTCAGGGCAAGAGGAGATGGGCGGCTGGCCACCACGCTCCGCGGATTGGATGAGGCATTGCATGGAGGAATCCCCGCAGGGAAGCTCACTGAGGTCGTTGGGCCCTCGGGGATTGGCAAGACCCAG TTCTGTCTGAAGCTTGCTTTGCTAGCAACATTACCAGAATGCTATGGAGGCTTAAATGGTCGAGTTTTGTATATTGATACTGAATCCAAATTCTCTTCACGGAG GATGATCGAGATTGGTGAGAAAAGCTTTCCTCAAATATTTCGTCAAGAAGGCTTGGCCCAAAAG ATGGCTGGGAGGATCCTAGTCCTGCGCCCAACATCATTATCTGAATTTACCAAGAG TTTGGAACAGATGAAGGTGACTCTTCTTCAGCATGATGTGAAGCTACTTGTTGTTGATAGCATGGCTGCTCTTATGTCATC TGAGATTGAGAAAAGCGCAACAGGTCTCAGACAACACCCTCTAAGATGGGCCCTTTCATTTCTTAA ATCTATAGCAGAGTTCTCACAGATTCCTGTTGTTGTTACAAACCAAGTACGCAGCCAAAGTAATGATGATGGCTATCGTTATTCATTTGAAG TTGAGAAGAAATACGATAGTAATAATGCTGAAGGCTTTGAATCTCATCTTGTTGCTGCTCTAGGAATCCAGTGGGCTCATGCTGTAACTATACGTCTAGTCTTTGAGGCTCACTCAG GTCACAGGTACATCAAGGTAGCTAAATCCCCTATGACTCCAGCGGTAGCTTTTCCCTTTACTGTGGAGTCATCAGGAATAATATTACTTAGTGATGAGGGCATTGATGTGCCATCTCCTGAAATAACCTCAATCCGTTGTCAAG GAGAAAATGTCCTGGCTCAATGA
- the LOC4337656 gene encoding endochitinase A isoform X1, which produces MEALSLIDVAAEDDLLLDLTSPPPLHPDPPHAGCDEVMAAEASRLDPAGDSPEMRRVVDPDGATEEAPEQSESPKRRKAKAGVNLRKSLAWDSAFFTSEGVLDTEELAVVNSTFRKAQGSRLPGIAEEMRRSGESTTSTLESESWVMENLETELFDNVRASIQRSHGNPGKAPGVTAVISKPPKSKANVPRVAARKGVDLMPQSKIRAPISTSQGAAGGKQRIQATLKEPTTARVPISGSTEVKPSLKPPRALPRVATMRAPTNTAVASGIPDKRSSTGGVVNRQTVGKSVNNSVSAHSRPGGVTKSTSTSKSGALPSSLSSSAAATAASIGNMLGQKPKSSTLSNKSRIAQRIPVRSTSRTDVNKANPARASRNNIPTGGKSNRVSPSISPSSSVDSLSSVVSGASTASTVGKMSHTSESFSTRSSSLSPSLRNSNDHAPTRADADTQGKGSKPSGLRMPTPKIGYFDAKSIDQQIGAHMQVQPMKIQCSPQLSSAQMGDPASSILSQPESRLAASPHEKKSSVQSKASPLLPLEVVQIELEPSQAMEHEVCTPQPCPVVAAAAAAAADTAKENIPALHQNIQPNDGAGSLAVDLICQRLSTISLGDATDLAS; this is translated from the exons atgGAGGCGCTCTCGCTCATCGACGTGGCCGCGGAGGACGACCTCCTGCTCGACCTCACCTCGCCCCCGCCGCTGCATCCCGATCCGCCCCACGCAG GGTGTGATGAGGTGATGGCCGCCGAGGCTTCTCGCCTGGATCCCGCCGGCGATTCTCCGGAGATGAGGCGGGTTGTGGATCCGGATGGCGCTACGGAGGAGGCCCCTGAGCAGTCGGAGTCTCCGAAGCGGAGGAAAGCGAAGGCCGGCGTTAATCTCCGCAAGAGCTTGGCTTGGGACAGCGCCTTCTTCACCAGCGAAG GTGTTCTGGATACTGAGGAATTGGCTGTTGTAAACAGCACATTCCGCAAGGCACAGGGTTCCAGGTTGCCTGGAATCGCTGAGGAAATGAGGAGGTCAGGGGAGTCAACAACTTCGACTCTTGAAAGCGAAAGCTGGGTGATGGAAAATCTGGAGACTGAGCTGTTTGACAACGTCCGTGCTTCGATCCAGAGATCGCACGGCAATCCTGGAAAAGCCCCAGGTGTTACTGCTGTTATCTCAAAACCCCCGAAGTCCAAGGCAAATGTTCCTCGTGTTGCAG CAAGGAAGGGGGTTGATCTGATGCCTCAGAGTAAG ATAAGGGCCCCTATTTCCACAAGCCAGGGTGCTGCTGGAGGAAAACAAAGGATCCAAGCTACCTTGAAAGAGCCTACAACTGCAAGAGTG CCTATTTCAGGATCTACAGAAGTAAAACCATCTTTGAAACCTCCGAGGGCTCTACCAAGAGTTGCTACAATGAGAGCGCCAACTAATACAGCTGTGGCTTCTGGAATTCCAGACAAAAGGAGCAGCACTG GAGGTGTGGTCAACAGGCAGACAGTTGGTAAATCTGTCAACAATTCAGTTAGCGCACATTCTAGGCCTGGTGGAGTGACAAAATCTACTTCAACTTCAAAATCAGGTGCCTTACcatcatcattatcatcatcagcagcagcaacagcagcttCAATTGGTAATATGCTAGGTCAAAAACCTAAATCATCAACCCTAAGCAACAAGAGCAGAATTGCTCAAAGGATTCCTGTTCGTTCAACGTCAAGGACTGATGTCAACAAAGCTAACCCAGCAAGAGCATCGAGAAATAATATTCCAACTGGGGGCAAAAGTAATCGTGTATCTCCAAGCATTTCGCCTAGCAGTTCTGTGGACAGCTTGAGTTCTGTGGTTTCTGGGGCTTCAACAGCTTCCACTGTAGGGAAGATGAGCCATACATCTGAGAGCTTCAGTACACGGTCTTCTTCATTATCCCCTTCCCTCAGAAATAGCAATGACCACGCTCCAACAAGAGCAGATGCAGACACCCAGGGAAAAGGTTCCAAACCATCTGGTCTGCGTATGCCTACACCCAAAATTGGTTACTTTGATGCT AAGTCCATCGACCAACAGATTGGTGCACATATGCAAGTGCAGCCCATGAAGATCCAGTGTTCACCTCAGCTATCTTCTGCTCAAATGGGGGACCCAGCATCGTCTATCTTGAGTCAGCCGGAATCGAGACTCGCAGCCTCACCTCATGAGAAAAAAAGCAGTGTCCAGAGCAAGGCATCACCTTTACTCCCCCTTGAAGTTGTACAGATAGAACTTGAGCCTTCCCAGGCGATGGAACATGAAGTGTGCACACCCCAGCCCTGCCCagtggtagcagcagcagcagcagcagcagcagacacaGCAAAGGAGAACATTCCGGCTCTGCATCAGAACATCCAGCCAAATGATGGCGCTGGTTCGTTAGCAGTTGATCTGATTTGCCAGAGATTGTCCACCATTTCTCTTGGGGACGCCACCGACCTGGCCTCTTGA
- the LOC4337656 gene encoding endochitinase A isoform X4, translating to MAAEASRLDPAGDSPEMRRVVDPDGATEEAPEQSESPKRRKAKAGVNLRKSLAWDSAFFTSEGVLDTEELAVVNSTFRKAQGSRLPGIAEEMRRSGESTTSTLESESWVMENLETELFDNVRASIQRSHGNPGKAPGVTAVISKPPKSKANVPRVAARKGVDLMPQSKIRAPISTSQGAAGGKQRIQATLKEPTTARVPISGSTEVKPSLKPPRALPRVATMRAPTNTAVASGIPDKRSSTGGVVNRQTVGKSVNNSVSAHSRPGGVTKSTSTSKSGALPSSLSSSAAATAASIGNMLGQKPKSSTLSNKSRIAQRIPVRSTSRTDVNKANPARASRNNIPTGGKSNRVSPSISPSSSVDSLSSVVSGASTASTVGKMSHTSESFSTRSSSLSPSLRNSNDHAPTRADADTQGKGSKPSGLRMPTPKIGYFDASIDQQIGAHMQVQPMKIQCSPQLSSAQMGDPASSILSQPESRLAASPHEKKSSVQSKASPLLPLEVVQIELEPSQAMEHEVCTPQPCPVVAAAAAAAADTAKENIPALHQNIQPNDGAGSLAVDLICQRLSTISLGDATDLAS from the exons ATGGCCGCCGAGGCTTCTCGCCTGGATCCCGCCGGCGATTCTCCGGAGATGAGGCGGGTTGTGGATCCGGATGGCGCTACGGAGGAGGCCCCTGAGCAGTCGGAGTCTCCGAAGCGGAGGAAAGCGAAGGCCGGCGTTAATCTCCGCAAGAGCTTGGCTTGGGACAGCGCCTTCTTCACCAGCGAAG GTGTTCTGGATACTGAGGAATTGGCTGTTGTAAACAGCACATTCCGCAAGGCACAGGGTTCCAGGTTGCCTGGAATCGCTGAGGAAATGAGGAGGTCAGGGGAGTCAACAACTTCGACTCTTGAAAGCGAAAGCTGGGTGATGGAAAATCTGGAGACTGAGCTGTTTGACAACGTCCGTGCTTCGATCCAGAGATCGCACGGCAATCCTGGAAAAGCCCCAGGTGTTACTGCTGTTATCTCAAAACCCCCGAAGTCCAAGGCAAATGTTCCTCGTGTTGCAG CAAGGAAGGGGGTTGATCTGATGCCTCAGAGTAAG ATAAGGGCCCCTATTTCCACAAGCCAGGGTGCTGCTGGAGGAAAACAAAGGATCCAAGCTACCTTGAAAGAGCCTACAACTGCAAGAGTG CCTATTTCAGGATCTACAGAAGTAAAACCATCTTTGAAACCTCCGAGGGCTCTACCAAGAGTTGCTACAATGAGAGCGCCAACTAATACAGCTGTGGCTTCTGGAATTCCAGACAAAAGGAGCAGCACTG GAGGTGTGGTCAACAGGCAGACAGTTGGTAAATCTGTCAACAATTCAGTTAGCGCACATTCTAGGCCTGGTGGAGTGACAAAATCTACTTCAACTTCAAAATCAGGTGCCTTACcatcatcattatcatcatcagcagcagcaacagcagcttCAATTGGTAATATGCTAGGTCAAAAACCTAAATCATCAACCCTAAGCAACAAGAGCAGAATTGCTCAAAGGATTCCTGTTCGTTCAACGTCAAGGACTGATGTCAACAAAGCTAACCCAGCAAGAGCATCGAGAAATAATATTCCAACTGGGGGCAAAAGTAATCGTGTATCTCCAAGCATTTCGCCTAGCAGTTCTGTGGACAGCTTGAGTTCTGTGGTTTCTGGGGCTTCAACAGCTTCCACTGTAGGGAAGATGAGCCATACATCTGAGAGCTTCAGTACACGGTCTTCTTCATTATCCCCTTCCCTCAGAAATAGCAATGACCACGCTCCAACAAGAGCAGATGCAGACACCCAGGGAAAAGGTTCCAAACCATCTGGTCTGCGTATGCCTACACCCAAAATTGGTTACTTTGATGCT TCCATCGACCAACAGATTGGTGCACATATGCAAGTGCAGCCCATGAAGATCCAGTGTTCACCTCAGCTATCTTCTGCTCAAATGGGGGACCCAGCATCGTCTATCTTGAGTCAGCCGGAATCGAGACTCGCAGCCTCACCTCATGAGAAAAAAAGCAGTGTCCAGAGCAAGGCATCACCTTTACTCCCCCTTGAAGTTGTACAGATAGAACTTGAGCCTTCCCAGGCGATGGAACATGAAGTGTGCACACCCCAGCCCTGCCCagtggtagcagcagcagcagcagcagcagcagacacaGCAAAGGAGAACATTCCGGCTCTGCATCAGAACATCCAGCCAAATGATGGCGCTGGTTCGTTAGCAGTTGATCTGATTTGCCAGAGATTGTCCACCATTTCTCTTGGGGACGCCACCGACCTGGCCTCTTGA